The genomic region AAACGGGGCTATGTGGATGAAGCGGCACATTGGCGTTATAGCAGTGCACGAAACTATGAAGGTAAGGAGGGGCTTATCGATGTTGAACGAATGTGGTGAACAAAAAAAGGTTTCAGATATCAGTATGCATTCCCAACGTGGACGTTGGGAACGAGGAAAGGTTTCAGATATCAGTATGCATTCCCAACGTGGACGTTGGGAACGAGGAAGCATCTAAATCTATCAGCAGGGTTGATTTGCGGTGTAATAAAAAGTGAAGATTGAATACATGACCCTAAAAGCCTCGCGGGAATGACGAGGGATGGATTCCGTGTCATACACGGAATGAGGATAATTACATTTAACTCTCCAATAAAAGTTGTCGTGCAAGTTCCATTTTACTGATAATCAATGGGATAATATTTTCACTTTTAGTTTTATCGATAAAACCATCTGCTCCTAATCCCGCAGCTTCCCGTTTATTATTATCTCCTGTCATGGAACTGTTTACAATAACGGGAATCGCTTTTGTCAATGGGTTGGCTTTTAGCTGACGAACTACTGTAAATCCAGACATTTCAGGCATCTCTATATCAGTAATAATAGCTGGAATAGAAGAAGGATCTGGATGAGCTTTGACAAAATCCATAAGCTCTTTACCGTTGTTGAAAATTTGATAAGAGAGTTTTGCATTGGCAAAAATTTGACGTAAATGGTGTTGTGCGGTTTTTGAATCTTCCGCGATAAGGACAGTCCCTTTTTTGAGTTTTTCCGGGATCACGATATTTTGGAGATTACTCATAGACATATCAATATTTACCATTGCTTGAGGTATGACGTCAGCAAGCAACTTCTCATAGTCAAGAACCAAGCATAGACTTCCATCATCAAGTCTTGTATCATTCATCACAAGACCATCATCACCGAGTCGATAGCTATCGGGTGCATGCAGCTCATTCCAGTTTTTCTTTATAACACGATAAGCAAACATAATGCGAATACCGATAATAATCCCGTTGAAATCACAAATCAAGATATTAGAGGCTTTTTTCTTCTCTTTATCAAGTTCTGCACCTAGCCATCGTGGGAGATTGAGGATAGGGATTTGTAATCCACGCAAAACAATCGTCCCCTCTAATAAAGGATGAGCTGATGGTATTAGTGTTAGCTGATGGTGTTTTGCTTCAACTACTTCTCGTGTTTTAAAGACATTAATAGCGTAGTAAGGAGATGTTTCAGCTGCATCTACTTTAAATATTAATAGTTGTACTTCATTGTTTTTTGCCAGATTTGTAGCGCCATCTACGTGTTCTAAAAGAGACATCTTGATCCTCTTGAGTTTTTCTTGTATTAATCATAGCTTTTTTTTACTAAAAATGTAAGCCTTCCATGGGTAGAATACGAAAATATCGTTTAGAAGAGGCTTTAATGGAGATGTGTACCGTTTGTCCACTCGATTGTTATGATGCGTGTCGGATTATCATCGATGAAAACGGAGCTCTAAGGGGGGATAAAACACATAGTGTTACTCAAGGGTATTTGTGCCCAAACCTCAACCATTTTGACGATACAAAACGGATAACACAACCTCGATTTTTGGGTGAAGAGATCTCTATGGAAAAAGCGTTAGAGATTTTAGAAGAGAGACTTTCACGTATTGAACCTACACAAACTCTTTTTTATCGAGGGAGTGGAAATATGGGATTGATGCAACGTTCCATGGACCATTTTTTTGGATCGATGGGGGCTGTCGGGACGCGTGGATCGTTGTGCGATGGAGCCGGTGAAGCGGGAGTACTTCTTGGTCGTGGGGTAAATTACCCTCTCTCTCCTGAGATGGTTGCTAAGGCAGATGTAGTGATTGTGTGGGGGAGAAATCTTCATGCAACCCATTCGCACCTTTTGCCGTTTTTGAAGGGTAAAAAAATCATTGTCATTGATCCGGTTCAAACAGCTTTAGTAAAAAATGCTGATTTGTATATCCAAATCAAACCGCATTGTGATTTACATTTGGCATTGTTGTTATCTCGATTTTGTATTATTGAGGGGTTTCAAGACAAAGAGTTTTTAGAGCAATACGGTAGTGGGTATGAAGAGTTTTATGAGCTAACCCAAACGGTTCGGATCAAGGCAACTTTGGACTCGATTGATGTTACTTTGGGGCAAATCGGCTCACTTTTAGAGATGGTTCAGGGGAAAAAAACTGTTATATTAGTAGGTGTAGGTGTCCAAAAATATCAAAATGGCTCTGACGTATTACGTGCTATTGACGCTTTTGGGGCTTTGTTAGGATTATTTGGCAAAGAGGGGTGCGGTGTAAGCTTTTTAGGCTCATCGTTGGAATCGTTGGAACTCCCTTTTCGTTCTATAGCGAAAACAATACCGAAGCCTACGGTTAATTTTTCAAACTATTCTACGGTTTTTATCCAAGGGGGAAACCCATTGGGTCAAATGCCCAACTCCGTAAAAGTGGGCGAAGAGTTAAGCAAATGTCCATTTAAAGTCTATTTCGGACTCTATGAGAATGAGACATCTCGTGCGTGTGATTTGATTCTTCCTGCGCAAACCTTTCTCGAAAAAGAGGATGTTCGTGCCTCGTATGGGGATTTTACTCTGCAAAAAATGGGAAAATTGCGCGAAGCGACATGTGGGATTAGTGAATATGCTCTTGCGAGGAGGTTGTGTGATAAATTTAATCTCCTCATCCCGAGTGAAGAGGAGTGTTTGGAACTATTGCACCGCCAAATGGAAATGGTCGATGGTGTAGAGATGAAGAGAAATAGACCAAAAATCCCCTATAATGATGGTTTTAAAACAGACTCGGGTGAGTTCGAATTTATAGACGAGATTGATTTAGGGTTGAGCAGTGAAGAGGGGTATTTTCTTATCACTTCTAAATCATCTAAATCGTTAAATTCACAATTTAAACGGATGGAGGGGATATACTTGCATCCAGAGTGTGGATTTCTAAGCGATGAAGATGTTAGAGTCTCTTCCAAAGTAGGTGAATGCAGGATGAGGGTGCATCATGATGAGCGTCTAAGGCGAGATTGTGCCCTTATCTATTCAGGGACACCTGATGTGAATGTTTTAACTCCCTCACTTATGAGTTACGAGGGTGAAAATGCAGTTTATCAAGAATATAAAATAAAGGTAGAAAAAATATGACAACTAATTTTGAACAGTATGTACTTCCGACATATGGTCGCCAACCCGTCTCTTTTGTAGAGGGTAAAAATGCCCATTTGATTGACAGTGAGGGGAAAGAGTATATCGATTTTG from Sulfuricurvum sp. harbors:
- a CDS encoding molybdopterin-dependent oxidoreductase, giving the protein MGRIRKYRLEEALMEMCTVCPLDCYDACRIIIDENGALRGDKTHSVTQGYLCPNLNHFDDTKRITQPRFLGEEISMEKALEILEERLSRIEPTQTLFYRGSGNMGLMQRSMDHFFGSMGAVGTRGSLCDGAGEAGVLLGRGVNYPLSPEMVAKADVVIVWGRNLHATHSHLLPFLKGKKIIVIDPVQTALVKNADLYIQIKPHCDLHLALLLSRFCIIEGFQDKEFLEQYGSGYEEFYELTQTVRIKATLDSIDVTLGQIGSLLEMVQGKKTVILVGVGVQKYQNGSDVLRAIDAFGALLGLFGKEGCGVSFLGSSLESLELPFRSIAKTIPKPTVNFSNYSTVFIQGGNPLGQMPNSVKVGEELSKCPFKVYFGLYENETSRACDLILPAQTFLEKEDVRASYGDFTLQKMGKLREATCGISEYALARRLCDKFNLLIPSEEECLELLHRQMEMVDGVEMKRNRPKIPYNDGFKTDSGEFEFIDEIDLGLSSEEGYFLITSKSSKSLNSQFKRMEGIYLHPECGFLSDEDVRVSSKVGECRMRVHHDERLRRDCALIYSGTPDVNVLTPSLMSYEGENAVYQEYKIKVEKI
- a CDS encoding chemotaxis protein → MSLLEHVDGATNLAKNNEVQLLIFKVDAAETSPYYAINVFKTREVVEAKHHQLTLIPSAHPLLEGTIVLRGLQIPILNLPRWLGAELDKEKKKASNILICDFNGIIIGIRIMFAYRVIKKNWNELHAPDSYRLGDDGLVMNDTRLDDGSLCLVLDYEKLLADVIPQAMVNIDMSMSNLQNIVIPEKLKKGTVLIAEDSKTAQHHLRQIFANAKLSYQIFNNGKELMDFVKAHPDPSSIPAIITDIEMPEMSGFTVVRQLKANPLTKAIPVIVNSSMTGDNNKREAAGLGADGFIDKTKSENIIPLIISKMELARQLLLES